A stretch of Armatimonadota bacterium DNA encodes these proteins:
- a CDS encoding ABC transporter permease, which translates to MRNLRVWLLVLASVAAVLGLVALTNVGAREALSGLIEGSLGSPGSLNGTLKEMTPLLIAGLAVYVALRAGLFNIGVEGQLVVGAMCCAVVALRVPGLAGLVAGCAAGCVAGALWALPAGTIKAFKGGHEVITTIMLNNVAVQFAHYMTDGPIKAPGQMNTTTDRVPESAMFPFLWSDPPLRITSALLLGAFVVFGFAYWLKRTVSGYELDLVGKNARAAEMAGVATKRVVLSSMLFSGALAGLAGSAMVLGHEGRFYAGFSPGYGFDALGVAILAGNTPLALLASSFFFAVLNKGAAAIQIVGVPKGISTIVLGLLIVIFAAVRYRKGERHE; encoded by the coding sequence ATGAGAAACCTCCGCGTATGGCTTCTGGTGCTTGCGAGCGTGGCCGCCGTGCTCGGCCTGGTGGCTCTCACCAACGTCGGAGCGCGCGAAGCGCTTTCCGGCCTCATAGAAGGCAGTCTCGGCTCTCCGGGGTCGCTGAACGGCACGCTGAAAGAGATGACCCCGTTGCTCATCGCGGGGCTGGCCGTGTATGTTGCACTCCGGGCGGGCCTCTTCAACATTGGCGTCGAGGGCCAACTCGTGGTGGGCGCTATGTGCTGCGCGGTCGTGGCGCTAAGGGTTCCAGGCCTGGCGGGCTTGGTGGCGGGCTGCGCGGCCGGATGCGTCGCGGGCGCTCTCTGGGCGCTGCCGGCGGGAACGATCAAAGCGTTCAAGGGCGGGCACGAGGTGATCACGACGATCATGCTCAACAACGTTGCCGTCCAATTCGCCCACTACATGACGGACGGCCCGATCAAGGCGCCGGGACAGATGAACACGACCACGGACCGAGTGCCTGAGAGCGCGATGTTCCCGTTCCTCTGGTCCGACCCCCCACTTCGCATTACGAGCGCGCTGCTCTTGGGGGCGTTTGTCGTCTTCGGGTTCGCCTATTGGCTGAAGCGGACCGTATCGGGCTATGAGCTCGATCTGGTGGGAAAGAACGCAAGGGCCGCTGAGATGGCGGGGGTCGCCACCAAACGGGTGGTTCTTTCCTCGATGTTGTTCTCGGGGGCGCTGGCCGGTTTGGCGGGATCCGCGATGGTGCTTGGCCACGAGGGGCGGTTCTACGCGGGGTTCTCGCCTGGGTATGGTTTCGACGCGCTCGGCGTCGCAATCCTAGCGGGCAACACCCCTCTCGCGCTGCTGGCGTCGTCGTTCTTCTTTGCCGTGCTGAACAAGGGCGCGGCGGCGATCCAGATCGTGGGCGTGCCCAAGGGGATCAGCACGATCGTCCTGGGGTTGCTGATCGTCATCTTCGCCGCAGTCCGTTACCGGAAGGGAGAGCGCCATGAATAG
- a CDS encoding NAD(P)-dependent oxidoreductase: protein MRASEDVAACAGAIAQGYKSAGRSDGLLIADHSTILPEAAIELFQELRDQGIGFVDAPITGGSMGAQKGTLTVFCGGESGHIEAAMPTMKCYAKRAERVGGPGAGQTMKAANQIAVACSLLGLCEALAFAKNSGLDVAQTRELLSLGAAGSWAFENYGPKILNLDWSPGFTVDNQVKDLAYCEEAARGSGASVPGTELVHRLLRSMQGKGEGGLTTAALYLELLGQQEDR, encoded by the coding sequence GTGAGAGCGTCTGAGGATGTGGCCGCTTGCGCGGGTGCGATTGCCCAGGGCTACAAGAGCGCCGGCCGGTCAGATGGGCTGTTGATCGCGGACCACTCCACCATTCTTCCTGAGGCTGCAATAGAGCTCTTCCAGGAGCTCAGAGATCAAGGCATCGGGTTCGTGGACGCCCCGATCACCGGCGGAAGCATGGGGGCGCAGAAGGGCACGCTCACCGTCTTCTGCGGGGGTGAGTCCGGGCACATCGAGGCTGCGATGCCGACGATGAAGTGCTATGCGAAGCGGGCCGAGCGGGTAGGTGGGCCAGGCGCGGGCCAGACCATGAAGGCCGCCAACCAGATCGCCGTGGCCTGCTCGCTGCTGGGGCTCTGCGAGGCCCTGGCCTTCGCCAAGAACTCCGGACTGGACGTGGCGCAGACGCGGGAGCTGCTCTCGTTGGGAGCGGCGGGGAGTTGGGCTTTCGAGAACTACGGACCCAAGATTCTGAACTTGGATTGGTCGCCTGGCTTCACCGTGGATAACCAAGTGAAGGATCTCGCCTACTGCGAAGAGGCCGCTCGGGGGTCGGGAGCGAGCGTTCCGGGTACGGAACTGGTGCACCGGCTGCTGCGGTCCATGCAAGGCAAGGGCGAGGGCGGACTGACCACGGCGGCGCTCTATCTGGAGCTGCTCGGGCAGCAAGAGGACCGGTAG
- a CDS encoding ABC transporter ATP-binding protein: MVELRGITKRFGPLAALDHVDLSVRQGEIHAIIGENGAGKTTLMRVLYGALLPDAGEIVLSGEPRRFRSAAEGIAAGIGMVSQHYSIIGELTCLENLMLGAEPGAVIHRKEAVRRADELAAKMDFRFDWSAEASGMSPGNAQKLEILKLLWRNSQIMILDEPTAMLSPADGDALFGSLKQLAAEGKTILLVTHRLPEVLEFCDTATVLRGGKRVASVPVTQADAKSLAELIVGHALSELAPPVPAQTERQILELEGVTVLGDRRNEAVIEASLRVGMGEVVGVAGVDGNGQRELFEAIMGVRPLRAGRIRLGSEDISFAPTGERLMQGLRLIPEDRHEEGVVEDWSLELNAALGLQRVAPLASGGRVNVAARREAAGAIIERFGTKAAGPGAPMASLSGGNQQRFVAARALALKPRLLLAFQPARGLDIDATRAVYAGIREACLAGAGAIVVSFDLDELLDYCDRIVVMNLGRLAEPPPQSARERAAIGALMVGA, encoded by the coding sequence TTGGTCGAACTGCGCGGCATCACCAAACGCTTCGGGCCGTTGGCCGCCCTGGACCATGTCGATCTTTCGGTTCGTCAAGGCGAAATCCACGCGATCATCGGCGAGAACGGGGCCGGAAAGACCACGCTCATGCGGGTGCTTTATGGTGCGCTGCTGCCAGATGCCGGCGAGATCGTGCTGAGCGGCGAGCCTCGCCGCTTCCGGTCAGCTGCCGAAGGGATCGCTGCGGGCATCGGCATGGTCAGCCAGCACTACTCGATCATCGGAGAGCTCACGTGCCTGGAAAACCTGATGCTGGGCGCCGAGCCCGGGGCCGTGATCCACCGGAAAGAAGCGGTTCGGCGGGCGGACGAGCTTGCGGCAAAGATGGATTTCAGGTTCGACTGGAGCGCCGAAGCCTCGGGCATGAGCCCGGGCAATGCCCAGAAGCTGGAGATTCTAAAGCTCCTTTGGCGCAATTCGCAAATCATGATTCTGGATGAGCCCACGGCGATGCTCTCGCCCGCCGATGGCGACGCGCTATTCGGGAGCCTCAAGCAACTCGCGGCGGAGGGGAAGACGATTCTGTTGGTGACCCACCGCTTGCCTGAGGTCCTGGAGTTCTGTGATACGGCGACGGTGCTGCGCGGCGGCAAGCGGGTGGCCAGCGTTCCCGTAACACAGGCGGACGCCAAGTCGTTGGCGGAGCTGATCGTGGGCCACGCGCTGTCGGAGCTTGCTCCACCGGTACCCGCCCAAACGGAGCGTCAGATCCTGGAGTTGGAGGGAGTCACGGTTCTTGGAGACCGCCGAAACGAGGCCGTCATCGAGGCTTCGCTTCGGGTTGGGATGGGAGAGGTCGTTGGGGTTGCCGGCGTCGATGGCAACGGGCAGCGAGAGCTTTTTGAGGCGATCATGGGGGTACGCCCGCTCCGAGCGGGGAGGATTCGGCTGGGGTCCGAGGACATCTCATTTGCTCCGACCGGAGAGAGGCTGATGCAGGGTCTGCGATTGATCCCCGAAGACCGCCACGAGGAGGGCGTCGTGGAGGACTGGAGCCTTGAGCTGAACGCTGCGCTGGGTCTGCAGCGGGTCGCGCCACTTGCCAGTGGCGGGAGGGTGAACGTGGCCGCGCGAAGAGAGGCAGCCGGGGCGATCATCGAGCGCTTTGGGACGAAGGCGGCAGGACCCGGAGCACCGATGGCGAGCCTCTCCGGGGGGAACCAACAGCGGTTTGTGGCTGCCAGGGCGCTCGCGCTCAAGCCTCGACTCCTGCTGGCCTTTCAGCCTGCCCGGGGACTCGACATCGACGCCACGCGGGCAGTCTACGCCGGGATTCGAGAGGCATGCCTAGCCGGCGCCGGGGCCATCGTGGTGAGCTTTGATCTCGACGAACTGCTCGATTATTGCGATCGGATTGTGGTGATGAATCTGGGCCGATTGGCCGAGCCGCCACCCCAATCCGCCCGGGAGCGTGCCGCCATCGGGGCGCTGATGGTGGGCGCATGA
- a CDS encoding ABC transporter permease, translated as MNSAWFLTLAASTITLSAPLILASLGGWFSERSGVINIALEGKMLTSACLTALVGLATNNPYFGLLAGIGGAILMAWLHWLLTHTYRMDHVVSGMAINALAFGATNFLDKRFADPTRNTHMPLLPVSAFYIAAFILPALIWLYSKNTRGGLRLMAAGSDPSKAETMGVHPAKVRFGSLAVCGVLCGLSGALIVTNARWFTDGMTAGRGFIALAALILGGWRPIPAALAGLAFGFFDAVQVQVQGTKLWGVQPPPEFWACLPYLITIVALAGLLGRSRAPAGLGKL; from the coding sequence ATGAATAGCGCGTGGTTCCTCACCTTGGCGGCGAGTACGATCACGCTCAGTGCGCCGCTGATTCTGGCGTCACTGGGAGGGTGGTTCAGCGAGCGCAGCGGCGTCATCAACATTGCGCTGGAAGGCAAGATGCTCACCTCGGCCTGCCTCACGGCGCTGGTGGGGCTGGCGACCAACAACCCTTACTTCGGTCTGCTTGCGGGAATCGGCGGCGCGATCCTGATGGCCTGGCTGCATTGGCTACTCACCCACACCTACCGGATGGACCACGTGGTGAGCGGCATGGCCATCAACGCGCTCGCCTTCGGCGCGACGAACTTCCTGGACAAGCGGTTTGCCGACCCCACGCGCAACACCCACATGCCGCTGCTGCCGGTCTCGGCGTTCTATATTGCGGCGTTCATCCTGCCTGCTCTGATCTGGCTCTATTCCAAGAACACGCGCGGCGGGTTGAGGCTGATGGCCGCGGGCAGCGACCCCTCCAAAGCCGAAACGATGGGGGTGCATCCGGCAAAAGTGCGCTTTGGGAGCTTGGCGGTCTGCGGCGTTTTGTGCGGGCTTTCCGGAGCGCTGATCGTCACGAACGCGCGATGGTTCACCGACGGCATGACCGCGGGGCGCGGGTTCATTGCGCTGGCGGCCCTGATCCTTGGCGGTTGGCGGCCCATTCCGGCGGCGCTGGCAGGATTGGCGTTCGGGTTCTTCGACGCGGTGCAGGTCCAGGTTCAAGGCACGAAGCTCTGGGGGGTTCAGCCACCGCCGGAGTTTTGGGCTTGCCTGCCATATCTCATCACGATCGTTGCGCTGGCGGGGCTCTTGGGAAGAAGCCGCGCTCCGGCGGGATTGGGCAAACTGTAG